Proteins found in one Alteromonas macleodii genomic segment:
- the ppa gene encoding inorganic diphosphatase: protein MSLSAISAGKNVPDEVNVIIEIPAHADPVKYEVDKDTGAMFVDRFMATCMHYPTNYGYVNNTLSEDGDPVDVLVMTPFPLLSGSVIKCRPVGVLNMTDESGKDAKVLAVPVDKLSTIYRDVHEIADVPPLLLKQIEHFFEHYKDLEPGKWVKIDGWSDAAAAKAEITSSIERFEAE from the coding sequence ATGAGCTTGAGTGCTATTTCTGCTGGTAAAAATGTACCAGATGAAGTGAACGTAATCATTGAGATTCCAGCACACGCTGACCCGGTGAAATACGAAGTAGATAAAGACACAGGCGCAATGTTTGTAGACCGCTTCATGGCGACTTGCATGCATTACCCAACTAACTACGGTTATGTGAACAACACTTTGTCTGAAGACGGTGACCCAGTTGACGTTCTTGTTATGACGCCGTTCCCACTACTTTCTGGCTCAGTTATCAAATGTCGCCCTGTAGGTGTACTAAACATGACTGACGAGTCAGGTAAAGACGCAAAAGTACTAGCAGTACCAGTAGACAAGCTTTCTACAATCTATCGCGACGTACACGAAATTGCTGACGTACCTCCGCTGCTTCTTAAGCAAATTGAGCACTTCTTTGAGCACTATAAAGATCTAGAGCCAGGTAAGTGGGTTAAAATTGACGGTTGGTCAGATGCAGCTGCTGCAAAAGCTGAAATTACCTCAAGCATCGAGCGTTTCGAAGCAGAATAA
- a CDS encoding acyl-CoA thioesterase → MSNTAPLITSFDVRFCETDALQHVSNTALVAWFEAAREPIFRMFTPELDLQNWPLILASYKVDFLAQIFYGKPVTVKTFISRLGNSAFDVFQELWQDDKLCSTGVTTMVHFDYKTQRSAPIPDNVKSELQSHFKELPTK, encoded by the coding sequence ATGAGTAATACAGCACCACTTATCACTTCTTTTGACGTACGTTTTTGCGAAACCGATGCCTTACAGCATGTTAGTAATACGGCACTAGTTGCGTGGTTTGAAGCAGCCAGAGAGCCCATTTTCAGAATGTTTACGCCTGAGCTAGATTTACAAAACTGGCCGCTAATTTTAGCCAGCTACAAGGTCGACTTTTTAGCTCAAATTTTTTATGGAAAACCAGTAACGGTTAAAACTTTCATTAGTCGGTTGGGAAACAGTGCATTCGACGTGTTTCAGGAGCTTTGGCAAGACGACAAGCTATGCTCGACTGGCGTGACCACCATGGTGCATTTTGACTACAAAACACAGCGCTCTGCGCCTATCCCAGATAATGTGAAGTCGGAACTGCAGTCACATTTTAAAGAACTACCCACTAAGTAA
- a CDS encoding class 1 fructose-bisphosphatase, translating to MKRLNSQLQQDGAPLELILLIRTLLAGCKEISFRVSQGALAGVLGSTLSENVQGETQKKLDVISNHILKDTLRESGYVKAISSEEEDDVVPCNPEGNYLVSFDPLDGSSNTEINSLIGTIFSITHAPQWMKPDDPSAFLQPGTQMVAAGYVLYGPSTMLALTTGRGTHIYTLDKTHGGFLLTHPNIQVPEETSEFSINASNQRHWEPAMQAYIADLLAGKEGPRGKDFNMRWVAAMVGDIHRLLCRGGIFMYPFDNRDPSKPGKLRLLYEANPMAFLMEQAGGKAETGNGRILEVMPEEIHQRVPCIIGSKDEVEMCLSYNDKA from the coding sequence ATGAAACGTTTAAATTCCCAATTGCAACAAGACGGTGCACCGCTTGAGTTAATTTTACTCATTCGTACACTGCTAGCGGGCTGTAAAGAAATTTCTTTCCGCGTGAGTCAAGGCGCACTTGCTGGCGTGCTCGGTTCAACCCTTTCAGAAAACGTACAGGGCGAAACACAGAAAAAGCTCGATGTTATCTCTAACCACATTTTAAAGGACACGCTAAGGGAATCTGGCTACGTAAAAGCCATCTCGTCTGAAGAAGAAGACGATGTAGTACCGTGTAATCCGGAAGGTAACTACTTAGTAAGCTTCGACCCATTAGATGGGTCTTCAAACACTGAAATTAATAGCCTTATTGGTACTATTTTCTCTATTACCCATGCACCGCAGTGGATGAAGCCAGATGACCCGTCTGCGTTCTTGCAGCCAGGTACACAAATGGTTGCAGCAGGTTATGTTCTGTATGGCCCGTCTACAATGTTAGCGCTAACTACAGGTCGCGGTACGCATATCTATACCCTTGATAAAACTCACGGCGGCTTCCTACTTACTCACCCGAATATTCAAGTACCAGAAGAAACGTCTGAGTTCTCGATTAACGCGTCTAACCAGCGTCATTGGGAACCGGCAATGCAAGCATATATTGCTGATCTACTAGCGGGTAAAGAAGGTCCTCGTGGCAAAGACTTTAACATGCGCTGGGTAGCGGCTATGGTGGGTGATATTCACCGTTTACTATGTCGTGGTGGAATCTTTATGTATCCATTTGATAACAGGGACCCATCAAAACCAGGTAAGTTGCGTTTGCTTTACGAAGCAAACCCAATGGCGTTTTTGATGGAGCAAGCCGGTGGTAAAGCGGAAACGGGTAATGGCCGTATTCTAGAAGTTATGCCTGAAGAAATTCACCAGCGCGTACCTTGCATTATCGGCTCGAAAGATGAAGTTGAAATGTGCTTAAGCTACAACGACAAAGCGTAG
- the mpl gene encoding UDP-N-acetylmuramate:L-alanyl-gamma-D-glutamyl-meso-diaminopimelate ligase, with amino-acid sequence MHVHILGICGSFMGGIAAIAKSLGHKVTGSDKNVYPPMSTQLEALGIELTEGYCKSQFDPAPDMVVIGNAMSRGNPAVEYVLNRNLPYTSGPQWLLDNLLKDRWVIGLSGTHGKTTTSSMVAWILEHAGLNPGYLIGGVPENFGVSARVGESPFFVIEADEYDSAFFDKRSKFVHYRPKTLVINNLEFDHADIFADLAAIQTQFHHLVRMVPENGLILTPNSTPAIEDMLKKGCWSSRQSLGKDWQAELLKKDGSEFNVLHNGVIAGTVTWSLVGQHNVDNALMAIAAAHHAGVTLPDAIEALSFFKNVKRRMEVKGEVNNITLYDDFAHHPTAIATTLDGLRKKVGNARILAVLEPRSNTMKMGVHKDTLANSWQKADEVYLYEPEGMDWSLVDSVAHSNAPTHCFRDVEKIVQGVCNVAQPGDHILVMSNGGFEGIHGRILDALKMKSKL; translated from the coding sequence ATGCATGTACATATTTTAGGCATTTGTGGAAGTTTTATGGGTGGTATCGCCGCCATTGCTAAATCACTAGGCCACAAAGTAACAGGGTCTGATAAAAACGTTTATCCCCCAATGAGCACTCAGCTCGAAGCACTTGGCATCGAACTGACCGAAGGCTATTGCAAGAGCCAGTTTGATCCCGCTCCAGATATGGTAGTTATTGGTAACGCCATGTCTCGTGGCAATCCCGCCGTAGAATACGTGCTAAACCGCAACTTGCCCTACACCAGCGGCCCGCAATGGCTTCTTGATAACTTACTCAAAGATCGTTGGGTAATTGGGTTATCAGGTACCCACGGTAAAACCACCACCAGCAGTATGGTAGCGTGGATTTTAGAACACGCAGGGCTTAACCCTGGTTATTTGATTGGCGGTGTTCCAGAGAACTTTGGCGTGTCGGCCCGCGTGGGTGAAAGCCCCTTTTTTGTCATAGAAGCCGACGAATACGACAGCGCATTCTTCGATAAACGTTCTAAGTTTGTACACTATCGCCCGAAAACATTGGTTATCAACAACCTTGAGTTTGATCACGCCGATATTTTTGCAGACCTTGCAGCTATACAAACCCAGTTTCACCATTTGGTTCGCATGGTGCCAGAAAATGGGCTTATTCTTACGCCAAACAGCACGCCTGCCATTGAAGATATGTTGAAGAAAGGCTGCTGGTCTTCTCGCCAATCACTAGGCAAAGATTGGCAGGCTGAACTGTTGAAGAAAGACGGCAGTGAATTCAATGTGTTACATAACGGCGTTATAGCCGGAACCGTAACCTGGTCACTTGTAGGTCAGCACAACGTAGACAATGCCCTTATGGCAATAGCTGCCGCCCACCATGCAGGTGTTACCTTACCTGATGCCATAGAAGCCTTATCATTTTTTAAGAATGTTAAGCGTCGCATGGAAGTAAAGGGTGAAGTAAACAACATCACCCTTTATGACGACTTTGCACACCACCCTACCGCAATAGCAACTACACTGGATGGGCTGCGTAAAAAAGTAGGTAATGCCCGTATATTAGCTGTGCTAGAGCCGCGTTCCAACACAATGAAAATGGGTGTACACAAAGATACGCTGGCAAATTCGTGGCAAAAAGCCGATGAAGTTTATTTGTATGAACCTGAAGGCATGGACTGGTCGTTAGTCGATTCGGTAGCACACAGCAACGCGCCTACGCACTGCTTCAGAGATGTAGAGAAGATCGTTCAAGGCGTTTGCAACGTAGCACAACCGGGCGATCATATTCTTGTAATGAGTAACGGCGGTTTTGAAGGCATTCATGGCCGAATACTCGACGCTTTAAAAATGAAGTCCAAACTGTAA
- a CDS encoding 2OG-Fe(II) oxygenase → MSDLIEVIDDVLPPELCSQLMARFESSPNLSQGRTGGGVDLDKKRSMDVSISRSPEFKDLFQQVMQHTGKQLVAYIEKYYFALVGPIGLTVRHPKTGEPVKVTGENFEEVGKPNLANLVNYLFRVGDINAQRYTAGNGGYPYWHSEVYPQLQHNDALHRVLLFMYYLNDVDEGGETEFYYQNRAVKPKAGRMVIAPAYFTHTHRGQIPKSNDKYILTSWLLFNRAEQIYTQG, encoded by the coding sequence ATGAGCGATTTAATTGAAGTTATTGACGATGTATTACCACCTGAGCTGTGCTCGCAGCTTATGGCGCGCTTTGAAAGCAGCCCTAATTTGAGCCAAGGTCGCACTGGCGGTGGTGTAGATTTAGATAAAAAGCGCAGCATGGATGTGTCGATAAGCCGAAGCCCGGAATTTAAAGATTTGTTCCAGCAAGTGATGCAGCATACCGGAAAGCAACTGGTTGCCTATATTGAAAAATACTATTTTGCACTTGTTGGGCCTATTGGCTTAACCGTACGCCACCCCAAAACCGGCGAACCGGTAAAAGTCACCGGGGAAAACTTTGAAGAAGTGGGTAAGCCAAATTTAGCCAACCTGGTTAACTACCTGTTTCGTGTAGGCGATATTAATGCGCAGCGATACACCGCGGGTAACGGTGGCTACCCCTACTGGCACTCAGAAGTGTACCCGCAGCTTCAACATAACGATGCGCTGCACCGCGTGCTGCTGTTTATGTACTACTTAAATGATGTGGACGAAGGCGGCGAAACAGAATTTTACTATCAAAACCGTGCGGTTAAGCCCAAAGCAGGCAGAATGGTGATTGCGCCTGCCTATTTTACTCACACCCATCGCGGCCAAATTCCAAAAAGTAACGACAAGTACATTTTAACGTCGTGGCTTTTGTTTAACCGCGCTGAGCAGATTTATACGCAGGGCTAG
- a CDS encoding MFS transporter, with the protein MNALELRAALALASVYVLRMMGLFMVMPVLAVAAMDYPDYSPLLVGLAVGGYGLTQAALQIPMGMMSDKWGRKPVILLGLAVFALGSFVAANADSMVMMIVGRILQGAGAIAGAIMALATDVSRESQRAKVLAVIGIAIGFSFYLAVILGPLIANSYGLAGVFGITGILAILCMPLVKWVVPNGVQLSSGDTLPQKDQLKRLVFSSQLWRLNVSVMILHMLITLLFVQLPVTLLNFDMTLDSHWTIYLPVLGASIVGLIIMMGAARGRTPKSLLLTGVVLMGGAFLALSLEDQSWWWVTAAVVLFFTGFNYLEANFPALVSSIAPAGQKGTAMGLYASFQFFGAFLGGVISGFVTDIWSQELAYGIGAASTLLWLFIILGVKEVSRVKRVMMNAEFDSSNASSIEADLLLVPGVLEVTLNSQNSAVYLKVDRDFDAVKARDVLSA; encoded by the coding sequence TTGAACGCTTTGGAATTACGCGCCGCGCTTGCACTCGCCTCCGTTTACGTATTACGCATGATGGGGTTGTTCATGGTTATGCCTGTATTGGCTGTGGCCGCGATGGACTACCCGGATTACTCGCCTTTATTGGTGGGACTTGCCGTGGGTGGATATGGCCTAACCCAGGCTGCGCTGCAAATTCCTATGGGCATGATGTCTGACAAATGGGGTCGTAAACCCGTTATTTTGCTGGGGCTTGCTGTATTTGCTTTAGGAAGCTTTGTAGCAGCAAACGCCGACAGCATGGTTATGATGATTGTTGGGCGTATTCTTCAAGGCGCTGGAGCTATTGCAGGTGCGATTATGGCCCTTGCTACCGATGTCAGCCGGGAAAGTCAGCGAGCCAAAGTGTTAGCTGTTATAGGTATTGCTATTGGCTTTTCATTCTATTTAGCGGTTATTTTAGGGCCTCTTATTGCCAACAGCTACGGGCTTGCAGGCGTGTTTGGTATTACTGGTATTCTGGCCATTCTTTGCATGCCACTGGTTAAATGGGTAGTGCCAAACGGTGTGCAGCTTAGTAGCGGTGATACACTCCCGCAAAAAGACCAGCTAAAGCGCTTAGTTTTTTCTTCTCAGTTATGGCGTTTAAACGTCAGCGTAATGATTCTGCACATGCTTATTACGCTGCTGTTTGTTCAATTGCCTGTTACGCTGCTGAACTTTGATATGACGTTAGATAGCCACTGGACGATTTACTTACCAGTACTTGGCGCGTCTATAGTTGGCCTCATCATTATGATGGGAGCGGCAAGAGGCCGTACCCCAAAATCACTTCTTTTAACCGGTGTAGTGTTAATGGGCGGCGCGTTTTTAGCACTTAGCTTAGAAGACCAAAGCTGGTGGTGGGTTACCGCAGCCGTGGTTCTTTTCTTTACCGGCTTTAATTATTTAGAAGCGAACTTCCCTGCTTTGGTGTCAAGCATTGCTCCTGCAGGACAAAAAGGAACGGCGATGGGGCTTTACGCTAGTTTTCAGTTTTTTGGCGCGTTTTTAGGTGGTGTAATTTCAGGTTTCGTTACCGATATTTGGTCGCAAGAATTGGCGTATGGCATCGGCGCTGCTAGTACTCTGCTTTGGCTTTTTATTATTCTTGGGGTTAAAGAAGTGAGTCGGGTAAAGCGCGTGATGATGAACGCAGAGTTTGATAGTTCAAATGCTTCTAGCATTGAGGCCGACCTATTGCTGGTGCCGGGTGTACTGGAAGTGACATTAAACAGTCAAAATAGCGCGGTATACTTAAAAGTTGATCGTGATTTCGACGCCGTAAAAGCGCGAGACGTGTTGTCTGCATAG
- the uvrA gene encoding excinuclease ABC subunit UvrA — protein MDKIEIRGARTHNLKNIDLTLPRDKLVVITGLSGSGKSSLAFDTLYAEGQRRYVESLSAYARQFLSMMEKPDVDHIEGLSPAISIEQKSTSHNPRSTVGTITEIYDYLRLMFARVGTPRCPEHDVPLDAQTVSQMVDRVLAMPEGSKLMLLAPIVKERKGEHVKTLQNLSAQGFIRARIDGEVCDLSDPPPLDLHKKHTIEVVVDRFKVRDDMALRLSESFETALSLAGGNAVVADMDDKDAEEIVFSANFACPHCGYSISELEPRLFSFNNPAGACPTCDGLGTRQFFDPARVVGNTELSLSGGAIRGWDKRSYYYFQMLQAVADHYKFSLTVPFEELDKKHQDIVLYGSKGKSLSFKYINERGDVMERKHPFEGIIPNMERRYRETESNSVREELAKYLSQQHCSSCNGTRLRVEARNVFIQDTNLPAIAEMSIADAFGFFESLNLEGQRAQIAEKILKEIMDRLSFLVNVGLNYLSMSRSADTLSGGEAQRIRLASQIGAGLVGVMYVLDEPSIGLHQRDNERLLGTLTRLRDLGNTVLVVEHDEDAIREADYIVDIGPGAGVHGGEIIAEGSLEDIKNSEDSLTGKYLSGKEKIDIPASRTPVKDDKWLELLGATGNNLQSVDLRIPTGVMTCVTGVSGSGKSTLINDTFYKIAQRELNKATTSEPAPHKSMTGLDQLDKVVDIDQSPIGRTPRSNPATYAGIFTPIREMFAGTQESRSRGYKPGRFSFNVKGGRCEACQGDGVIKVEMHFLPDVYVPCDVCQGKRYNRETLEIKYKDKNIHEVLEMTVEDARQFFDAIPSISRKLQTLMDVGLSYIRLGQAATTLSGGEAQRVKLAKELSKRDTGQTLYILDEPTTGLHFHDIKQLLAVLHRLRDHGNTVVVIEHNLDVIKTADWIVDLGPEGGSGGGQIIAEGTPEHVAQQEVSHTGRFLKPMLTQA, from the coding sequence ATGGATAAAATCGAAATTCGCGGTGCTCGCACCCACAACTTGAAAAACATCGATTTAACACTGCCACGAGACAAACTGGTGGTGATAACCGGCCTTTCTGGCTCGGGTAAATCGTCTCTTGCATTCGACACACTTTATGCGGAAGGTCAACGTCGTTACGTTGAGTCTTTATCTGCCTACGCGCGTCAGTTTCTTTCCATGATGGAAAAACCCGATGTTGATCATATTGAAGGGTTGTCACCTGCAATATCCATTGAGCAGAAATCAACATCTCACAACCCGCGCTCCACCGTGGGTACCATCACTGAGATTTACGACTACTTACGTTTGATGTTTGCCCGCGTAGGCACCCCACGTTGCCCAGAGCACGATGTGCCTTTGGACGCACAAACGGTTAGTCAAATGGTAGACAGAGTGCTAGCGATGCCAGAAGGCAGTAAGCTGATGTTGCTAGCGCCCATCGTTAAAGAGCGCAAAGGTGAGCACGTTAAGACGCTGCAGAACCTGTCAGCACAAGGTTTCATTCGCGCGCGTATTGACGGAGAAGTTTGCGACTTGTCCGATCCACCGCCACTGGATTTGCATAAGAAGCACACCATTGAAGTTGTGGTGGACCGCTTTAAAGTGCGTGACGATATGGCGCTGCGTTTATCAGAATCATTTGAGACAGCGCTAAGCCTTGCTGGTGGTAACGCTGTCGTAGCTGATATGGACGACAAAGACGCGGAAGAAATAGTGTTCTCTGCCAACTTTGCTTGTCCTCACTGTGGCTACAGCATTAGTGAACTTGAACCACGTCTGTTTTCATTTAATAACCCAGCGGGTGCCTGCCCAACTTGTGACGGGCTAGGTACCAGACAGTTTTTTGACCCAGCACGCGTTGTCGGCAATACCGAATTGAGTCTGTCTGGCGGCGCTATTCGCGGATGGGACAAGCGCAGCTATTACTATTTCCAAATGCTGCAGGCGGTAGCAGACCATTATAAATTTAGTCTTACTGTACCGTTTGAGGAACTCGATAAGAAGCACCAAGACATAGTGCTTTACGGGTCCAAAGGGAAATCGCTATCCTTTAAATATATTAACGAGCGCGGCGACGTGATGGAACGCAAACATCCATTTGAGGGCATAATCCCAAATATGGAGCGCCGCTATCGCGAAACCGAATCGAATTCAGTTCGTGAAGAGCTAGCAAAATATTTAAGCCAACAACACTGTAGCAGTTGTAACGGCACCCGCTTGCGGGTAGAAGCGCGTAACGTATTTATTCAAGATACTAACTTACCTGCTATTGCAGAAATGTCGATTGCAGATGCGTTTGGCTTCTTTGAGTCACTTAACCTAGAAGGTCAGCGAGCGCAGATAGCTGAAAAGATTCTAAAAGAAATTATGGACCGCCTAAGCTTTTTGGTGAATGTGGGCCTAAATTATCTTTCTATGTCGCGCAGTGCCGACACCTTATCCGGTGGTGAAGCCCAACGTATTCGACTAGCAAGCCAAATTGGCGCAGGCCTTGTTGGCGTAATGTACGTACTCGATGAACCATCCATTGGTCTTCATCAACGCGACAATGAACGATTGCTTGGCACACTTACACGCTTGCGCGACTTAGGTAATACGGTATTGGTTGTTGAGCACGACGAAGATGCCATACGCGAAGCCGATTACATTGTGGATATTGGCCCGGGTGCCGGTGTACACGGTGGTGAAATAATTGCCGAAGGTTCGCTGGAAGACATTAAAAACAGTGAAGACTCACTTACCGGAAAATACCTATCTGGTAAGGAAAAAATAGATATACCTGCTAGCCGTACGCCAGTTAAAGACGATAAGTGGTTAGAGCTTTTAGGCGCTACGGGTAACAATCTGCAATCCGTTGATTTACGTATTCCTACGGGTGTAATGACCTGCGTAACGGGGGTGTCTGGCTCGGGTAAATCAACGCTGATTAACGATACTTTCTACAAAATTGCACAACGGGAATTAAACAAAGCTACCACTTCTGAACCGGCGCCGCATAAGTCGATGACGGGGTTAGATCAGCTCGACAAAGTGGTAGATATTGACCAAAGCCCAATTGGTAGAACCCCGCGTTCTAACCCCGCTACCTACGCTGGCATATTCACTCCCATTCGTGAAATGTTTGCGGGCACTCAAGAGTCACGTTCACGAGGCTATAAGCCTGGCCGCTTTAGCTTTAACGTGAAAGGCGGGCGCTGTGAAGCATGTCAGGGCGATGGTGTGATTAAAGTAGAAATGCACTTTCTGCCAGACGTGTACGTGCCCTGTGATGTATGTCAGGGAAAACGCTATAACCGTGAAACCCTAGAGATAAAATACAAAGATAAGAACATTCATGAAGTGTTAGAAATGACCGTGGAAGATGCTCGTCAGTTCTTTGATGCTATTCCATCTATTTCACGTAAATTGCAGACACTGATGGATGTGGGTTTGTCTTATATCCGACTTGGTCAAGCGGCCACTACCTTATCTGGTGGTGAAGCGCAACGAGTAAAATTGGCGAAAGAGTTGTCAAAAAGAGACACTGGGCAAACACTTTATATTTTGGATGAGCCTACTACAGGTTTGCATTTCCACGATATTAAGCAGTTGTTAGCCGTCCTTCATCGACTACGCGATCACGGTAATACCGTTGTGGTTATTGAGCATAACCTAGATGTAATCAAAACCGCAGACTGGATTGTGGACCTTGGACCTGAAGGGGGATCTGGAGGTGGCCAGATTATTGCAGAAGGAACACCAGAGCATGTGGCACAACAAGAAGTTTCACATACAGGACGATTCCTGAAACCCATGCTCACACAAGCTTGA
- a CDS encoding DUF3299 domain-containing protein: protein MTYLKLSVTSLFAMLMMVITFNALADEASVQTPVEVYWEDLVPEGFNELAPPSVQHNGEMSQLQPDAPVVDTFDGKRVKIPGFVVPLEGTAELTTEFLLVPYFGACIHVPPPPSNQIVYVKFEEGVRIDNIYDAIWVTGELSTDGWKGDIASVGYRLTGEAVEGF from the coding sequence ATGACCTACCTAAAATTATCCGTAACCTCATTATTTGCAATGCTGATGATGGTGATAACCTTTAACGCTCTGGCAGATGAAGCCTCGGTTCAAACTCCTGTAGAAGTATACTGGGAAGACTTGGTGCCCGAAGGCTTTAATGAGCTTGCGCCTCCGTCGGTTCAACACAATGGTGAAATGAGTCAGCTTCAGCCTGATGCACCAGTGGTCGATACCTTTGACGGAAAACGTGTGAAAATTCCGGGGTTTGTTGTGCCGCTAGAAGGTACCGCTGAACTAACCACCGAGTTTTTACTTGTTCCGTATTTTGGAGCCTGTATTCACGTACCACCACCACCGTCTAATCAAATTGTGTACGTGAAATTTGAAGAAGGTGTGCGAATAGATAATATTTACGATGCGATTTGGGTTACCGGTGAACTGTCGACTGACGGTTGGAAAGGCGATATTGCGTCTGTAGGTTATCGCTTAACGGGCGAAGCAGTTGAAGGGTTCTAA
- a CDS encoding flavin prenyltransferase UbiX, producing the protein MKHDKQVTLAITGASGAPYALTLLKSLVNADYQVYVLISSAAKVVFATEENVKIPGRPEDAAAFFTEHCNAKPDQIKVFGKEEWFSPVASGSAAPAKMVVCPCSTGTLSAISIGASDNLIERAADVVLKERGQLILVPREMPLSSIHLENMLKLSQMGATIMPAAPGFYHNPKTIDDLVDFVVARILDHLGIEQSLVARWGYQSSKHSEG; encoded by the coding sequence ATGAAACACGATAAGCAAGTTACGCTTGCTATTACAGGTGCATCTGGCGCACCTTACGCCCTAACACTGCTGAAATCGCTGGTTAATGCAGACTATCAAGTTTATGTACTTATCTCTTCAGCTGCCAAAGTGGTATTTGCCACTGAAGAGAACGTTAAGATACCAGGGCGCCCTGAAGACGCAGCGGCGTTTTTTACCGAGCACTGCAATGCTAAACCTGACCAAATCAAAGTATTTGGGAAAGAAGAATGGTTTTCACCAGTGGCTTCAGGTTCGGCTGCCCCGGCTAAAATGGTGGTATGTCCGTGCTCTACAGGCACCTTATCTGCCATTAGTATCGGCGCTAGCGATAACCTAATTGAGCGCGCAGCAGATGTAGTACTAAAAGAACGAGGCCAACTTATTTTAGTGCCAAGGGAAATGCCACTTTCTTCTATTCATTTAGAAAATATGCTTAAACTTTCACAAATGGGCGCTACAATAATGCCCGCTGCGCCAGGCTTTTATCACAACCCTAAAACTATCGATGATTTGGTGGATTTTGTTGTGGCGCGCATACTAGACCACCTGGGTATTGAGCAGTCTCTTGTCGCAAGATGGGGCTATCAATCTTCAAAACATTCTGAGGGTTAA
- a CDS encoding Hsp70 family protein — protein MTAIGIDYGTSNSEVVYFDGTAHQHIKLDPLDKKGNKIRSSVFIYFEDELPPPPDAMVEAKVAQLQRVISEQIDKAKDGYYSAKDPKEQAMYSSRIDSLRGDLHNKPALQRKAIQQLMHAMSLDEIPLLRLVEHGKFAFGEEGFRRFLKMPDKGRLIYSPKNFLGASLDGDQKQAFIGIIAKQLAYFKQCAEQQLGKVVNNAVIGRPVKFHGTRGEEGNAQAIQIMTEAATNAGFSGVNFLDEPIAAAYKIEQTLPKDTTTLIVDIGGGTTDICCIKLSPERSNQLDRKDDVLAVTGRRLGGMDCDKSLVLKGIAPEMGMGLKMINGLPVPPTYFSDMCAVDNIPALTRFFSDDYGLDISQTMSVIKEPAQLERLLIVQENKLSARVVNSARLAKELLSSKQNITLPLHYIEDDFDVEISQDSLKKALKPWLDKVKALVVECLENSSEKPEVVMITGGMSLSPIVVDALYEKLLTGLPRLENDAFNSVCEGLAIQAAKHA, from the coding sequence ATGACTGCGATTGGGATTGACTACGGTACATCAAATTCTGAGGTTGTGTATTTTGATGGAACGGCCCATCAGCACATCAAACTTGACCCGCTAGATAAAAAGGGCAATAAAATTCGTTCTTCGGTGTTCATTTACTTTGAAGATGAACTGCCGCCGCCTCCTGATGCTATGGTAGAGGCGAAAGTTGCTCAGTTGCAGCGAGTGATCAGCGAACAAATAGACAAAGCTAAAGACGGCTATTACTCGGCAAAAGACCCGAAAGAGCAGGCAATGTATAGCAGCCGAATCGACTCGCTTCGTGGTGACCTCCATAACAAGCCAGCCCTTCAACGAAAAGCGATTCAGCAGTTAATGCACGCCATGTCGCTAGACGAAATTCCTTTGCTGCGTTTGGTAGAGCACGGCAAGTTTGCATTTGGTGAAGAGGGCTTTAGGCGCTTTCTTAAAATGCCGGACAAAGGCCGACTTATCTATTCCCCCAAGAACTTTTTAGGCGCATCGCTAGATGGCGACCAAAAACAGGCGTTCATCGGCATTATCGCCAAGCAGCTTGCTTACTTTAAACAGTGTGCCGAGCAGCAGTTGGGCAAGGTTGTTAATAATGCGGTTATTGGCCGCCCTGTTAAATTTCACGGCACCCGCGGTGAAGAGGGCAATGCCCAAGCCATTCAGATTATGACTGAAGCGGCGACTAACGCTGGGTTTTCAGGTGTAAACTTCTTGGATGAACCTATTGCTGCAGCGTATAAGATTGAGCAAACCTTACCAAAAGACACTACCACGCTAATTGTCGATATTGGTGGGGGAACGACGGATATTTGCTGTATTAAGCTTTCGCCGGAGCGTTCTAATCAGCTTGACCGTAAAGACGATGTGCTAGCGGTAACAGGCAGACGTTTAGGCGGTATGGACTGTGATAAAAGCTTGGTTCTTAAAGGCATAGCCCCTGAAATGGGTATGGGCCTTAAAATGATTAACGGGTTACCTGTTCCGCCTACCTATTTTTCTGATATGTGCGCTGTTGATAACATTCCAGCGCTTACGCGCTTTTTCTCTGATGATTACGGGTTAGATATTTCTCAAACCATGTCAGTGATTAAAGAGCCGGCCCAGTTAGAGCGTTTGCTTATCGTGCAAGAGAATAAGTTGTCTGCTCGAGTGGTCAACTCAGCGCGTTTGGCCAAAGAACTACTTTCGAGCAAGCAAAACATTACGCTACCGCTGCACTACATTGAAGACGACTTTGATGTAGAGATTTCACAGGATTCACTTAAAAAGGCGTTAAAACCTTGGCTAGATAAAGTGAAAGCGTTAGTCGTGGAATGTTTGGAAAACAGCAGTGAAAAACCAGAGGTGGTAATGATAACGGGTGGTATGAGTTTATCACCTATTGTAGTCGATGCTCTCTATGAAAAACTGCTTACGGGGCTGCCTCGATTAGAAAACGATGCGTTCAATTCGGTGTGCGAAGGATTAGCAATTCAAGCAGCTAAGCACGCTTAA